ATTGTTGCGCTATCTTTCTCTAATGCTGCTCTTAATGCATCAATATTATCATAAGCCACACGGATAAAACCATCCGTATAAGGACCGTAATTTTTTCTAGCTTCCTCATCATTTGAGAACGAAATGATTGTTGTTGTTCTTCCATGGAAGTTATTTTCACAAACAATAATTTTTGCTTGATTTTCAGCAATTCCCTTCTTCTCATATGCCCATTTACGACAAACTTTCAAAGCCGTTTCCACTGCTTCAGCACCAGAGTTCATTGGCAATACTTTATCATACCCCATCAATTCAGTGATTTTCTTTTCATACACTCCTAATTGATCGTTGTAAAAAGCGCGAGAAGTCAACATCAACGTATTGGCTTGTTTCGTCATTGCTTCAATAATTCTCGGATGACAGTGTCCTTGATTTACTGCTGAATAAGCAGATAAAAAGTCATAGTATTTTTTCCCTTCAACATCCCAAACATACACTCCTTCACCTTTTGATAATACAACTGGTAGTGGATGGTAGTTATGTGCTCCGTATTTATTTTCTAAAGCAATTGCTTGTTCTGAAGTTATTTTTCCTGACATAATAGTATCTGTTTTAATTTACCTGCAATTTACTTCTTTTTATGCACATAATTCGAAAAATACATTCATCTACCCTATTTTACACTTGTTTGTTGCTAAAAAACCGAATGCTTGTTCTTTGTATATTTACAACATTCACCCTCAAATAAATCAAACTGCAGTCCCTATCTATTTATTTTATTCTATTTTTTTCATGAATCCTTTAAATCTATTGCAGAAGTTACAATGAAAAAAGAAATAAAAAAAAGTGACCAAATTACCTTTGATCACTTTTTTTCTATTTGTTTATTTTAATTTTTCTTCAATTTCGGCCCATTTTGTTGGATCTTCTTTGATGTCGATATAATAATCATACAACATACGAGTCAATTTTACTTCCACCCGTTGTCCCATCACTTCATTCAAGGTAAAATAACCGTGAAATTCTCCTCCTTTTTTAATCAAGGGTGGTTTTTCTGCGTGTGGATTCCAAGGCGAGAAATTACTCTTATCATCTCCATAAACGCCGTATTTATTCCAAATGGATTTCTTATTGTATTCATTACCATAGATTCCATTTGAATTCCATACCGAATTTTTATTTTCTGAAGGACAATTCAGACAGCCTAAATATTCTTGAGCTTTATTGTTGCTGTAAATTTCTAAAATTTGCGCTTTTAAATTAAAGGAAACAAGACAAAATAAAGCAACTAGTACATTAATTTTCTTTCTCATTTTTGTTGTTGTTTTGCTTCTTGCAAATTACAATATATTTTACATTTTACCCTTATCGAATCTTTTCTTATTTGTTAAATTCTAGTGCGATAAAACGTTTTTCTATCATTTAAGCAATATTTTCACTCTACTTTTTTTACTCTAAACACATATCCTTCTTATTTCTTGTTAATAAAAAAATAGAATTGATTTTTTTTATTAAAAAAAGAGTACATTTAATATTTACTAGCTATTTAATATTCATTCTATTAGGAATATAGTAAGTTATACTATACCAATTAGCGCACATTTCACAAAAACAAATTTTTATGCAAAGCCAACGCTTATCTCTTACTATACTTGATCACCATGACAATGCTTTTATCATGGAAATTGTCAATACACCTGGTTGGTTAAAATTTATTGGCAATCGAAACATTTACAGCGCATTAGACGCACAGCTTTACATTCAAAATATTTTAGACAATCCATTGTTTACCTATTGGGTAGTACGTCTCAACACAGATCAAAGTCCAATTGGCGTTATTTCGCTCATTAAGCGAACATACTTGGATGCACACGATTTAGGTTTTGCATTTCTTCCTCATCACATGAATATGGGCTATGCATATGAAGCTGCTTCTCAGGTTATTGAACACCTAAAAGCAATGCAATTACACCCCAAACTATATGCAACAACACTACCAGAGAATAAAAGTTCGATTAAACTATTAAATCGTCTAGGTTTTCATTTTATTGAAACCATACATCCTCAAGATGAGCTTTTAAATTTATATCAGTTAGAACTAAATAAAGGGTGCGAGATAAAAGAATAACCCCAAAGAATTCCTCCTTATCTTTGTTCACTAAGAACCATGTAAAGTTTTTCTTCCCATGAAATGTATATTGTGTCAAAATCAGTTAACCCATAAGGTTGATCCATACTATTATCATTGTACTACTTGTCTTGCTTATGTCAAAGATGTTCAATATTACTTTTCGGAAGAGCAAGAAAAAAAGCACTACGAATTTCACAATAACGATGTCAATGATTTAGGCTATCAAAAGTTTACCTCACCCATCACCAATGAAATTCTCATGCGTTTTCAACCTGATACTTTGGGATTGG
The window above is part of the Myroides odoratus DSM 2801 genome. Proteins encoded here:
- a CDS encoding GNAT family N-acetyltransferase — its product is MQSQRLSLTILDHHDNAFIMEIVNTPGWLKFIGNRNIYSALDAQLYIQNILDNPLFTYWVVRLNTDQSPIGVISLIKRTYLDAHDLGFAFLPHHMNMGYAYEAASQVIEHLKAMQLHPKLYATTLPENKSSIKLLNRLGFHFIETIHPQDELLNLYQLELNKGCEIKE